The Lytechinus pictus isolate F3 Inbred chromosome 17, Lp3.0, whole genome shotgun sequence genome contains a region encoding:
- the LOC129280226 gene encoding uncharacterized protein LOC129280226: protein MTERSIREFWLRDARRIREHELQLRNGSYLHEGIVEEFSAEYNEWINFCVDGFDAQEARVVCRNIGFPDAAFALDTDTVFGSDTQSYYAVSLDCEGTESRLVDCSYQDLPDCVVGFGAAVICQKPDYVGCFHKPNSSILHTHSIFSRTMTVDACLRNCRDGGFPFAWTFDSMHCGCGKYNDLATFIQSDAVCSCPCGGAIYETCGGPTCSQGTSDMISVYNTQKGFCLDPGRPRNGRRAGNWFRYGSKVTFECQEGHRLRGHETLQCMQAVRGGEVTWSQSTPSCQAVKTKKVEVEETTVSTIDATNSSSTIDPTSGTAPPTRDILKLNTLSGEMIGVIAAIPATVLLVTSVIVVAVIRKQRKRATNPMIEAIRCDLLLKEGPPKPESPPACSNKPRKLLPGSGSFTLPIRTHSSNSSDYYASIDLYNSDADYENIARKKITAQSGKEVFVPLYGSRVVHHAKSGIVRTLNGPVPVANLLHYHSQHRIGEPLRRDTYEDTTIMVDNDLYASRDEFPSDSAEQPEPPARTKHLMNSAAERIVEGAEESDYTEAEFLPEEAAQG from the exons ATGACTGAACGAAGCATTAGGGAATTTTGGCTCCGCGACGCACGACGCATCCGAGAACACG AGCTTCAGTTACGTAATGGTTCTTATCTTCACGAGGGTATAGTCGAGGAGTTCAGCGCGGAGTACAACGAATGGATCAACTTCTGTGTTGACGGGTTCGACGCGCAGGAAGCGCGCGTCGTCTGTCGAAATATTGGGTTCCCGGATGCCGCTTTTGCACTCGACACCGATACAGTGTTCGGATCGGATACCCAGTCGTACTACGCAGTGTCTCTTGACTGCGAAGGAA CCGAGTCCCGGCTTGTAGACTGTAGTTACCAAGACCTGCCCGATTGCGTCGTGGGATTTGGAGCTGCTGTCATCTGCCAGA AGCCGGACTATGTCGGGTGTTTCCACAAACCGAACTCCAGCATCCTTCATACACACTCCATCTTCTCTAGAACCATGACTGTCGATGCCTGCCTCCGAAACTGTCGCGACGGCGGATTCCCTTTCGCCTGGACGTTCGATTCCATGCACTGTGGGTGCGGCAAGTACAACGACTTAGCGACCTTCATTCAAAGCGACGCCGTGTGCTCCTGCCCGTGTGGGGGCGCTATATATGAAACTTGTGGTGGACCAACCTGCTCACAAGGAACGAGCGATATGATTTCTGTCTACAACA CGCAGAAGGGATTTTGCCTCGATCCTGGGCGCCCTCGAAATGGACGCAGAGCCGGAAACTGGTTTCGATACGGGTCGAAGGTCACTTTTGAATGTCAAGAAGGTCATCGTCTTCGAGGTCATGAAACCTTGCAGTGTATGCAAGCAGTCAGGGGCGGCGAAGTCACGTGGTCGCAATCTACGCCATCTTGCCAAG CggttaaaacaaaaaaagttgaAGTTGAGGAAACAACCGTCTCGACAATCGACGCCACCAATTCCTCTTCGACAATCGACCCAACAAGTGGAACAGCGCCACCAACGAGGGATATTCTCAAACTTAACACTCTTTCAG GTGAGATGATAGGCGTCATCGCTGCTATTCCTGCCACGGTCCTTCTCGTAACCTCCGTAATCGTCGTCGCCGTCATAAGAAAACAGAG GAAACGCGCTACGAACCCTATGATAGAGGCTATACGGTGCGACTTGCTGCTGAAAGAAGGCCCGCCCAAACCGGAAAGCCCTCCTGCGTGCTCCAATAAGCCTCGAAAACTTCTGCCAGGATCTGGATCCTTCACGCTTCCGATCCGGACGCATTCCAGCAACTCGAGCGACTACTATGCTTCCATCGATCTCTACAACAGCGACGCCGATTACGAGAACATCGCCCGTAAGAAGATCACTGCTCAGTCCGGGAAAGAGGTGTTTGTCCCGCTGTATGGTTCAAGAGTCGTTCATCACGcgaagagtggcattgtgagaactTTAAACGGACCGGTCCCAGTGGCGAATCTGTTGCATTATCATTCGCAGCATCGGATTGGCGAGCCCTTGAGACGGGACACTTACGAGGACACGACCATAATGGTGGACAATGATCTGTATGCATCAAGGGATGAGTTCCCTTCGGATTCCGCAGAGCAACCTGAACCACCTGCCAGGACAAAACACTTGATGAATTCTGCAGCGGAAAGGATAGTCGAAGGCGCAGAGGAAAGTGACTACACAGAGGCAGAATTCCTGCCCGAAGAAGCAGCCCAAGGTTGA